The Drosophila innubila isolate TH190305 chromosome 3R unlocalized genomic scaffold, UK_Dinn_1.0 2_E_3R, whole genome shotgun sequence genome has a segment encoding these proteins:
- the LOC117790690 gene encoding seminase, producing the protein MGGWLLRIVNGNGHFACCGAYVAPLVVITSGNCMEPYRNNLNGAEVEAIAMLKDEENYASIETVYTPETFKENHNLMDIAVVKLRAPIKGKMTEFIKLCDTDINDKMTMTSFGWGYSSFSLQDPSNIPRNFTVPVQNIRDCKKEWLKYGQDKISDTVFCVSHPTQDRRQCVYDPGCPLIWNNELCGIVSIDSSCVDPSKPGIYTNINHVKEFILRVSANVKLG; encoded by the coding sequence ATGGGAGGTTGGCTGTTGAGGATCGTGAATGGAAATGGTCATTTTGCCTGTTGTGGAGCGTATGTAGCGCCACTTGTTGTCATTACATCTGGTAATTGCATGGAACCGTATCGAAATAATCTTAATGGTGCCGAAGTTGAGGCCATTGCCATGCTCAAGGATGAGGAAAATTATGCATCTATTGAAACTGTTTATACGCCCGAAACTTTCAAGGAGAATCATAATTTAATGgatattgctgttgttaagCTGAGAGCTCCCATAAAGGGTAAAATGACGGAGTTTATTAAGCTTTGCGATACGGATATCAACGATAAAATGACCATGACCTCTTTCGGCTGGGGCTATAGCAGTTTTTCACTACAAGATCCCTCCAATATTCCAAGGAATTTCACAGTTCCCGTTCAAAATATCAGAGATTGCAAGAAAGAGTGGTTAAAGTATGGGCAAGATAAAATTTCGGATACCGTTTTTTGTGTATCACATCCCACGCAGGATCGTCGGCAATGTGTTTACGATCCTGGGTGTCCCCTGATATGGAACAATGAGCTATGCGGCATTGTATCCATAGACTCAAGCTGTGTTGATCCAAGCAAGCCTGGCATTTATACAAACATTAACCACGTCAAGGAATTTATCTTGCGCGTCTCAGCTAATGTTAAATTGGGCTAA